A single region of the Anaerostipes rhamnosivorans genome encodes:
- the pabB gene encoding aminodeoxychorismate synthase component I, translated as MKTKIKQLSFYKDPEEIFYPYREEQYAVFLDSSLENDQGRYSIIGVNPYLILSQENGQCTVNGTADARPLEEVLDHYLEAFEEENQTELPLVSGAVGYLSYDFGRRFEHVLSCHQKETGVPEAVFVFYDNLIIADQRERKLYLTAREENRSAEDVFREMERTARESFSLRKPQRQQRIADFVPDFQKQEYEKAVKKMISYIEEGDIYIANMTQQLRIPGKGQCYDVFHYLRTHNPSPFGAYMNYGDFQVICASPERFLKVTDKTAVTRPIKGTRRRGRNRAEDVQLRQELLDSEKDRSELLMIVDLERNDLNCICEPGTVKVPEHCTVEEYATVFHLVSTVKGKLREGTNVQELLKAMFPGGSVTGAPKIHAMEIIDRLERSQRGLYTGSIGYVSLNGDCDFNIVIRTAVYQDGMYRLGVGGGITWESDPKFEYEETMQKAKAVLEAVAAAEGRQDL; from the coding sequence ATGAAGACTAAGATAAAACAACTGTCCTTTTATAAAGATCCGGAGGAGATTTTTTATCCTTACAGGGAGGAACAATATGCGGTGTTTCTCGATTCTTCTCTGGAAAACGATCAGGGAAGATATTCAATCATCGGTGTGAATCCATATCTGATCTTAAGCCAGGAAAATGGCCAATGCACCGTCAATGGCACAGCAGATGCGCGTCCATTGGAAGAGGTCCTGGATCACTATCTGGAAGCCTTTGAGGAGGAGAACCAGACAGAACTGCCCCTTGTGTCCGGTGCCGTGGGATATCTGTCCTATGATTTTGGGAGAAGGTTTGAGCATGTTTTGTCCTGTCATCAGAAAGAGACAGGAGTGCCGGAGGCAGTGTTTGTATTTTATGACAATCTGATCATTGCGGACCAAAGGGAAAGAAAGCTTTACCTGACAGCCAGGGAAGAAAATCGAAGCGCCGAAGACGTATTCCGGGAGATGGAGCGGACGGCCAGGGAGAGTTTTTCGCTCAGAAAGCCGCAGAGACAGCAGCGGATCGCGGACTTTGTCCCTGATTTTCAAAAACAGGAGTATGAAAAGGCGGTGAAGAAGATGATCTCCTATATTGAAGAGGGAGATATTTATATCGCCAACATGACACAGCAGCTGAGGATTCCGGGAAAAGGACAGTGTTATGATGTATTTCATTACCTGCGCACCCACAATCCGTCCCCCTTCGGAGCGTACATGAATTATGGGGATTTCCAGGTGATCTGTGCGTCGCCGGAGCGGTTTTTAAAGGTTACAGACAAAACTGCCGTCACCAGGCCCATCAAGGGCACCAGGAGGCGGGGAAGGAACAGGGCGGAGGACGTTCAGCTGAGACAGGAGCTGCTGGACTCGGAAAAGGACCGCAGTGAATTATTGATGATCGTGGATCTGGAGCGGAATGATTTAAACTGTATCTGCGAGCCCGGAACTGTCAAGGTGCCGGAGCACTGTACCGTTGAGGAGTACGCAACTGTGTTCCACCTGGTCAGCACAGTGAAGGGAAAACTCAGGGAGGGGACGAATGTCCAGGAGCTGTTAAAAGCCATGTTCCCAGGGGGATCAGTCACTGGTGCTCCCAAGATCCATGCAATGGAGATCATCGACCGTCTGGAGCGGAGCCAGAGAGGACTCTATACCGGTTCCATTGGGTATGTCTCTCTGAACGGGGACTGTGATTTTAACATCGTGATCCGCACGGCTGTCTATCAGGACGGGATGTATCGGCTGGGCGTGGGCGGAGGTATTACATGGGAGTCAGATCCCAAATTTGAATATGAAGAAACTATGCAGAAAGCCAAAGCAGTGCTGGAGGCAGTTGCGGCAGCAGAAGGGAGGCAGGATTTATGA
- a CDS encoding aminotransferase class IV encodes MNIQADEGYYFGIGAFETIALEHGRRILFERHMERLERTVHFLGLPVRPGGVECKIEEYLKDREADLSRHDALKIVVSEKNTAVAVRRNPYAGCDETNGFRTVYSGIRRNETSPLIFHKTLNYAENLLERRRVQELGYDEAVFLNGKGEITEGTVSNVFFVKGHKLYTPPVSCGMLPGVMREYLCEKYKAEEAVIRPEDVETYDEMFLTNSLMGIMPAESLGDHHFATAETTERLRQTCCPGHFDTLP; translated from the coding sequence ATGAACATACAGGCAGATGAAGGGTATTATTTTGGGATCGGGGCATTTGAAACCATTGCCCTGGAACATGGCAGACGGATTCTTTTTGAACGACATATGGAAAGACTTGAGAGAACAGTGCATTTTCTTGGTCTCCCAGTTCGGCCTGGCGGTGTGGAATGTAAGATAGAGGAGTATCTGAAAGACAGGGAGGCGGATCTCTCCAGACACGATGCATTGAAGATCGTTGTGTCAGAGAAGAATACAGCAGTCGCTGTCCGCAGGAATCCATACGCAGGCTGTGATGAAACGAATGGGTTTCGGACCGTGTACAGCGGGATCCGCAGAAATGAGACATCTCCGCTTATCTTTCACAAGACCCTGAACTATGCGGAAAATCTGTTGGAGAGAAGAAGAGTGCAGGAGCTGGGATATGACGAGGCTGTGTTTCTCAACGGCAAGGGGGAGATCACAGAGGGGACTGTATCCAATGTATTTTTTGTAAAGGGTCATAAGCTGTACACACCTCCTGTTTCCTGCGGAATGCTCCCGGGGGTGATGAGGGAATATCTATGTGAAAAGTACAAAGCAGAGGAAGCAGTCATCCGCCCGGAGGATGTAGAGACTTACGATGAGATGTTTCTGACCAACTCCCTCATGGGCATCATGCCGGCAGAGAGCCTTGGGGATCATCACTTTGCCACCGCTGAGACGACAGAACGGCTACGTCAGACATGCTGCCCTGGACATTTTGATACCCTGCCTTGA
- a CDS encoding aldo/keto reductase, with translation MIDEISGNRHWKEQVDHMRYRELGNTGMKVSEIGLGCEGFVGKNEQETKELLDLAQNSGVNYLDLYTPDPDVRDKIGKVLNGRRDHFFLQGHLCTIWKEGQYKRTRQIDEVREGFEDMLERLHMSSIEVGMIHYVDSLKDWKDIYEGPVMEYARELKAQGKIHYIGLSSHNPEAAMEAVRSQEIKVLMFSVNPCYDLQPAGEDCGELWDDKSYKGHLVNMDPSREALYELCSQMGVGITVMKAFGGGDLLDEELSPAGKALTPSQCIHYALTRPAAASVLAGAHSLEELQASLAYEDAKETEKDYARALASFPNLSWEGHCMYCGHCAPCPKGIDVASVTKFLNLAKAKSQVPETVREHYAVLEHKASECVECGICETRCPFQVSIRDNMKNAAEIFHK, from the coding sequence ATGATAGATGAAATATCAGGAAACCGTCATTGGAAGGAACAGGTAGATCATATGCGTTATCGGGAGCTTGGGAACACAGGAATGAAGGTCAGTGAGATCGGACTTGGCTGTGAAGGATTTGTGGGAAAGAACGAACAGGAGACAAAAGAACTTTTGGATTTGGCACAGAACAGTGGTGTTAATTATTTAGATCTGTACACACCGGATCCGGATGTAAGAGACAAGATCGGAAAAGTTCTAAATGGCAGAAGAGATCATTTTTTTCTTCAGGGACACCTCTGTACCATATGGAAAGAAGGACAGTATAAACGTACCCGGCAGATCGATGAGGTTCGGGAGGGGTTTGAGGATATGCTGGAAAGGCTACATATGTCGTCCATTGAGGTGGGAATGATCCACTATGTAGATTCTTTAAAGGACTGGAAAGACATTTATGAAGGTCCGGTGATGGAATATGCCAGAGAGCTGAAAGCCCAGGGGAAAATCCACTACATCGGTCTGAGCAGCCATAATCCGGAAGCAGCCATGGAAGCAGTGAGGAGCCAGGAGATAAAGGTGCTCATGTTCAGTGTCAATCCCTGTTATGATCTGCAGCCGGCAGGGGAAGACTGCGGGGAACTCTGGGATGATAAAAGTTATAAAGGACACCTTGTGAACATGGATCCGTCAAGAGAGGCACTATATGAACTCTGCAGCCAGATGGGTGTGGGGATCACGGTCATGAAGGCCTTCGGAGGAGGAGATCTGCTCGATGAGGAATTGTCCCCTGCAGGAAAAGCATTGACACCAAGCCAGTGCATTCACTACGCACTGACCCGGCCGGCAGCGGCATCTGTGCTGGCTGGAGCCCATTCTCTGGAGGAATTGCAAGCGAGTCTTGCATATGAAGATGCGAAAGAGACAGAAAAAGATTATGCCCGTGCCTTGGCGTCTTTTCCAAATCTAAGCTGGGAAGGCCATTGTATGTACTGCGGCCACTGTGCTCCATGTCCAAAAGGGATCGATGTGGCATCTGTCACGAAGTTTCTGAATCTTGCGAAGGCGAAAAGTCAGGTTCCGGAGACAGTAAGGGAGCATTATGCAGTGCTGGAACACAAAGCATCGGAGTGCGTAGAATGCGGCATCTGTGAGACACGGTGTCCGTTTCAAGTTTCAATTAGAGATAACATGAAAAACGCCGCTGAAATCTTTCACAAGTAA
- a CDS encoding metallophosphoesterase, which yields MYLLFFILPILIYIPTGIYLYFFFRRIFRLLQRDTRLVKVLSAAAAGGCIYFAWPAYGWGGVAILHLIAISLFLELVNFIIKKTHGSRRKWETVYKSGILVFVIMALIFTYGYYNMHQIRKTGYRITSSKFQEGETLKIALMSDIHLGVTMQAQDLKNWCKKIQRQDPDIILLAGDIFDENTKREEMEQAAKVLGNMKSTYGVFYVYGNHDSNQYVEKPEYRSEDMRQALKEADIHVLEDEAVLAGDDICVIGRKDAGDKDRKSLKEIMKDVPDDKFYLLMDHQPGDLKENNRQGIDLQLSGHTHAGQIWPTGQLMELMGVNEINYGYRKTGNLQTIVTSGMAGWGYPIRTGGHCEYVMIEVTAP from the coding sequence TTGTATCTATTATTTTTCATCTTACCCATACTGATTTACATACCCACAGGGATTTATTTGTACTTTTTCTTCCGGCGGATTTTCCGGCTGCTGCAAAGAGATACCCGTTTGGTAAAGGTACTCAGTGCTGCCGCGGCTGGCGGATGTATCTATTTTGCATGGCCGGCCTACGGGTGGGGAGGAGTGGCAATTCTGCATCTGATCGCAATTTCTTTGTTTTTAGAGCTGGTGAACTTTATCATAAAAAAGACCCATGGCAGCCGGAGAAAGTGGGAGACGGTCTATAAAAGCGGAATCCTGGTCTTTGTCATCATGGCACTGATCTTTACATATGGATATTACAATATGCATCAGATCAGAAAGACGGGCTACCGGATCACATCCTCTAAGTTTCAGGAGGGCGAAACACTTAAGATCGCGCTCATGTCCGACATTCATCTGGGAGTCACCATGCAGGCCCAAGATTTAAAAAACTGGTGCAAGAAGATCCAGAGACAGGATCCGGACATCATTCTGCTGGCTGGGGATATCTTTGATGAAAATACAAAACGGGAAGAGATGGAACAGGCGGCAAAGGTGCTGGGAAATATGAAGAGCACTTATGGGGTGTTTTATGTATACGGAAATCATGACTCCAACCAATATGTAGAAAAGCCGGAATATCGTTCTGAGGATATGCGGCAGGCGCTTAAGGAGGCCGATATTCATGTTCTGGAGGATGAAGCGGTCTTGGCAGGGGATGATATCTGCGTGATCGGAAGAAAAGACGCTGGGGACAAAGACAGAAAAAGTCTCAAAGAGATCATGAAAGATGTGCCGGACGACAAGTTTTATCTGCTGATGGACCACCAGCCGGGAGATCTGAAGGAAAATAACAGGCAGGGCATTGATCTGCAGCTATCGGGGCACACCCATGCGGGTCAGATCTGGCCTACCGGCCAGCTGATGGAACTTATGGGGGTTAATGAGATCAACTATGGATACCGGAAGACCGGAAATCTCCAGACCATTGTTACATCGGGCATGGCCGGATGGGGTTACCCGATCCGGACGGGCGGACACTGTGAATATGTCATGATAGAAGTGACTGCCCCATGA
- a CDS encoding winged helix-turn-helix transcriptional regulator, with amino-acid sequence MQKEKKIPECPVEMTLQLIGDKWKVLIIRDLLTGTKRFSELMRSVSGITQKVLTSHLRAMEADGLVNRKVYPQVPPKVEYSLTETGMSLKPILDCMVEWGTEYTQKTLNQKSR; translated from the coding sequence ATGCAAAAGGAAAAAAAAATACCTGAATGCCCTGTGGAAATGACGCTGCAGCTGATCGGTGACAAATGGAAGGTCCTGATCATCAGGGATCTTCTCACAGGCACCAAACGGTTCAGTGAACTGATGCGGTCCGTGTCAGGAATCACACAGAAAGTCCTGACCAGCCATCTGCGGGCGATGGAGGCCGACGGACTGGTGAACCGGAAAGTGTACCCCCAGGTACCTCCGAAGGTAGAATACTCCCTTACAGAAACCGGAATGAGTTTAAAGCCCATTTTGGACTGCATGGTAGAGTGGGGAACCGAGTACACCCAGAAAACGCTGAATCAGAAGTCTCGTTAA
- a CDS encoding SIR2 family NAD-dependent protein deacylase, producing MIKRQLKQADAVVIGAGAGMSAAAGLTYSGERFEKNFRDFISRYEIQDMYSAGFYPFPTQREKWAYWSRHIYINRYDVSAGRAYQDLYELVKDKNYFVLTTNVDHQFWMSGFEDHRIFATQGDYGLFQCAKACHLKLYSNESQVRDMVKVQKNCKIPVSMIPKCPVCGGEMEVNLRKSRFFVEDDKWHQAAERYQSFLQENLDKRILFVELGVGMNTPGIIKFPFWEICSQHQNTFYVCINLNEAWAPGEIRDRSVCISGGIAEILRQLKEENNGPDTEA from the coding sequence ATGATAAAACGGCAGCTAAAGCAGGCGGATGCTGTTGTGATCGGCGCTGGAGCAGGAATGTCGGCGGCAGCCGGGCTGACATATTCAGGAGAACGGTTTGAAAAAAACTTTAGGGATTTCATCAGCAGGTATGAAATCCAGGACATGTATTCCGCAGGGTTTTACCCATTTCCCACACAGCGGGAGAAATGGGCCTATTGGAGCAGGCATATTTACATCAACCGCTATGATGTGTCTGCCGGCCGGGCCTATCAGGATCTATATGAGCTGGTCAAAGATAAAAATTATTTTGTGTTGACCACAAATGTGGATCACCAGTTCTGGATGTCTGGGTTTGAGGACCATAGGATTTTTGCCACCCAGGGGGACTATGGCCTGTTTCAGTGTGCAAAGGCATGTCACCTAAAGCTATACAGCAATGAATCCCAGGTCAGGGATATGGTGAAAGTCCAGAAAAACTGTAAGATTCCGGTATCCATGATTCCGAAATGTCCTGTGTGCGGCGGGGAAATGGAAGTGAATCTTAGAAAAAGCAGGTTTTTTGTGGAAGACGACAAATGGCACCAGGCTGCAGAAAGATACCAGAGCTTCCTGCAGGAAAATCTGGACAAAAGGATTTTATTTGTAGAACTTGGAGTGGGTATGAACACACCGGGGATTATCAAATTTCCGTTTTGGGAGATTTGTTCACAGCATCAAAATACCTTTTATGTGTGTATCAATCTGAATGAGGCATGGGCTCCGGGAGAGATCAGGGACCGTTCGGTGTGCATTAGCGGAGGGATCGCAGAGATACTGAGACAACTGAAGGAGGAAAATAATGGACCAGACACAGAGGCTTGA
- a CDS encoding protein-ADP-ribose hydrolase, with protein MDQTQRLDFLIGELSRESGMYEKWKVGEVDKRRLLRSLMNVRMPGELSSEVLRVQDEYLKEETAQKGIVAVEEIPTVKEAFGSGIRHADRISVWRGDITRISADAIVNAANSRLLGCFVPCHGCVDNAIHSAAGMQLREECFQIMQEQGYEEPEGRAKITSGYNLPCRYVIHTVGPVVAGILRKEHCAALESCYRSCLETAKERNLQSIVFCCISTGEFHFPNQRAADIALDTVLSFLDRDSGIQRVIFNVFKEIGWDIYRKLVTK; from the coding sequence ATGGACCAGACACAGAGGCTTGATTTCCTGATCGGTGAGTTAAGCAGGGAATCCGGCATGTATGAGAAATGGAAAGTGGGAGAGGTTGACAAAAGAAGGCTTCTGCGCTCTCTTATGAATGTCAGGATGCCTGGGGAACTCTCATCTGAAGTTCTGAGAGTGCAGGATGAATATCTGAAGGAAGAGACGGCACAAAAAGGGATCGTAGCTGTTGAGGAAATACCAACGGTAAAAGAAGCGTTCGGATCTGGGATCAGACACGCTGACAGGATTTCTGTCTGGAGGGGCGATATCACAAGGATCTCTGCGGATGCCATTGTCAATGCGGCAAACTCCCGGCTGCTTGGGTGCTTTGTGCCGTGCCACGGGTGCGTGGACAATGCCATTCACTCAGCCGCAGGGATGCAGCTTCGGGAAGAATGCTTCCAAATCATGCAGGAGCAGGGATATGAAGAGCCGGAAGGCCGGGCAAAGATCACATCCGGATACAATCTTCCCTGCAGGTATGTGATCCACACGGTTGGCCCGGTAGTGGCAGGAATCCTAAGAAAAGAACACTGCGCGGCACTGGAAAGCTGTTATCGGTCCTGTCTGGAGACGGCAAAAGAAAGAAACCTTCAAAGTATTGTCTTCTGCTGTATTTCCACAGGCGAGTTTCATTTTCCGAATCAGAGGGCAGCAGATATCGCTCTGGATACGGTGCTCTCGTTTTTGGACAGAGATAGCGGCATACAGCGGGTCATTTTTAATGTATTTAAGGAAATAGGCTGGGACATTTACAGAAAACTTGTGACGAAATAA
- a CDS encoding zinc dependent phospholipase C family protein, which produces METKDHYSLSRFMTRRMKLNLPKKLAFMMGNVFPDLNPLSYLKGANAADLDGHTYQARRNLMSRTYSSGFKDTVSGWFHAGEMMHYIADSFTRPHNKEFKFSFPQHVIYERRLHSVFHKQLCPEQIRRLTRSHAKIRRFDPWLETLHQRYLQYSSSPEDDCRYILHCALTVCSGLTEKCTIQNLQPVKKLIPD; this is translated from the coding sequence ATGGAAACAAAAGATCATTACTCTCTCTCAAGATTTATGACCCGCCGGATGAAGCTGAATCTTCCAAAAAAACTTGCATTTATGATGGGAAATGTTTTTCCTGATCTCAATCCCCTGTCTTATTTGAAAGGAGCTAATGCAGCAGATCTGGACGGGCACACTTATCAAGCCCGCAGGAATCTCATGAGCCGCACGTACTCCTCCGGATTTAAGGACACAGTCTCTGGATGGTTCCACGCCGGGGAAATGATGCATTATATCGCCGATTCCTTCACCCGCCCACACAACAAAGAATTCAAGTTTTCTTTTCCGCAGCACGTCATCTATGAACGGCGTCTTCATTCTGTTTTTCACAAGCAATTGTGCCCGGAACAGATCCGCCGGCTTACAAGATCCCACGCCAAGATCCGCCGCTTTGATCCGTGGTTGGAAACGCTGCACCAGAGATACCTCCAGTACTCCTCATCCCCTGAGGATGACTGCCGGTACATTCTCCACTGCGCTCTGACCGTATGCAGCGGTCTGACAGAAAAGTGCACTATACAAAACCTCCAGCCAGTGAAAAAACTGATTCCAGATTAA
- a CDS encoding DUF2974 domain-containing protein, protein MSTDLFDYIAWRGDLSFQDSSFNEVDSLILCCLSYIRFPGIVPDVSEPGTVTVAEASEAFFSLKEDQRQTRTEEDEELLGRMGRSRRFGSLKLSRYADHLNPEQEKQFSAITVSFEDGSTYFAYRGTDSTLVGWKEDFNMAFMPVIPAQQEAAEYLIQGAGQTEGPLLCGGHSKGGNLAVFAAANCSEAIQPRIQAVYNNDGPGFDREVLKSKGYIGVSDRIHTFLPQSSVVGMLLDHEEDYTVIHSTQNGLLQHDPYSWEVMGPGFIQVKAVSASSEIIDRTLKNWISSMNSSEREEFFNNLYQIFASTDAETLKDLPVCWLKNFRKVSKSLLTISPETRRMLHRTFFRLLDAGKEALLDEL, encoded by the coding sequence ATGTCCACAGATCTTTTTGATTATATCGCATGGAGAGGTGACTTAAGCTTTCAGGATTCCAGCTTCAATGAAGTAGACAGCCTGATCCTCTGCTGCCTGTCCTATATCCGTTTTCCCGGCATCGTTCCCGACGTTTCGGAGCCCGGGACAGTAACCGTAGCTGAGGCATCCGAAGCATTTTTTTCATTAAAGGAGGATCAACGGCAGACAAGAACAGAGGAAGACGAAGAGCTTCTCGGAAGAATGGGCAGAAGCCGCCGTTTTGGATCCTTGAAGCTCTCGCGATACGCAGACCATTTGAATCCGGAGCAGGAAAAACAGTTCTCGGCCATCACTGTCTCCTTTGAGGACGGCAGCACTTACTTTGCTTACCGCGGCACTGACAGCACTCTGGTGGGCTGGAAGGAAGATTTTAATATGGCATTTATGCCTGTCATTCCGGCCCAGCAGGAGGCCGCAGAATACCTCATCCAAGGCGCTGGACAGACTGAAGGCCCCCTCCTGTGCGGCGGCCACTCCAAAGGCGGGAACCTGGCTGTATTTGCGGCGGCAAACTGTTCGGAAGCCATCCAGCCGCGCATACAGGCAGTGTATAATAATGACGGTCCGGGCTTTGACCGTGAAGTGTTAAAAAGCAAAGGATACATCGGCGTATCGGACCGTATCCACACATTTCTCCCGCAGTCTTCTGTGGTGGGGATGCTCTTGGACCACGAGGAGGATTATACGGTCATCCACAGTACACAGAATGGGCTTTTACAGCACGATCCCTACTCCTGGGAAGTGATGGGACCAGGTTTTATACAGGTCAAAGCCGTCAGTGCATCCTCAGAAATCATAGACCGTACACTAAAAAACTGGATCTCCAGTATGAACAGTTCTGAGAGAGAGGAATTTTTTAATAATCTGTACCAGATTTTTGCCTCCACGGACGCGGAAACCCTAAAGGACCTGCCTGTCTGCTGGCTAAAGAATTTCCGCAAGGTCTCAAAAAGCCTCCTTACTATCTCTCCCGAAACCCGCCGGATGCTCCACCGGACATTTTTCAGGCTTCTGGACGCGGGTAAAGAGGCACTTCTTGATGAATTATAA
- a CDS encoding DMT family transporter translates to MNQSTKGVIFTMAGGIFWGISGIIGKYLFDQKGLTAVWLVTLRLLSAGFLMLLFAAVQKRGKIFSVWKKKRTAASQMVFCLFGMTACQMSYFLAIQYSNPGTATVLQYIAPAIIMLFCLAVEKRRPKRLEVIVLFCVIAGVFLLATHGDPGSLTMTGQALFWGLFSAVALAIYNIQPEKLLDEFGSLETVGWGMFLGGILMVPVVGFWNVPGIWDSRTVLMALCVIIFGTVIPFGCYLEGVRLLGPVRASMFACVEPLVAAVMSVIFLGEIFGGMDILGFALILGGVTSLAVFDRN, encoded by the coding sequence ATGAACCAAAGTACAAAGGGTGTGATCTTTACCATGGCCGGGGGGATTTTCTGGGGCATCTCCGGCATCATTGGTAAATATTTATTTGATCAAAAGGGGCTGACGGCTGTGTGGCTGGTGACGCTGAGACTTCTGTCAGCGGGATTTTTGATGCTGTTATTTGCCGCAGTCCAGAAAAGAGGAAAGATTTTCAGTGTGTGGAAAAAGAAAAGGACGGCGGCCAGCCAGATGGTTTTCTGTCTTTTCGGAATGACAGCGTGCCAGATGTCTTATTTTCTTGCCATCCAGTATTCCAATCCGGGTACAGCCACAGTGCTGCAGTATATTGCACCTGCGATCATCATGTTGTTTTGTCTGGCAGTGGAGAAACGCAGGCCCAAGCGTCTGGAGGTGATCGTGCTGTTTTGTGTGATCGCCGGGGTTTTCCTGTTGGCAACCCATGGGGATCCGGGCAGCCTGACGATGACGGGACAGGCTCTGTTCTGGGGGCTGTTTTCGGCCGTGGCACTGGCAATTTACAATATCCAGCCGGAAAAGCTGCTGGATGAGTTCGGCTCTTTGGAGACTGTGGGATGGGGGATGTTTTTGGGAGGAATCCTCATGGTACCTGTTGTCGGCTTCTGGAATGTTCCCGGGATCTGGGACAGCAGAACTGTACTTATGGCACTTTGTGTTATTATCTTCGGAACAGTCATTCCTTTCGGTTGTTACCTGGAAGGAGTCCGTCTCTTAGGGCCGGTAAGAGCCAGCATGTTTGCATGTGTGGAACCCTTAGTGGCGGCAGTCATGTCAGTTATTTTCCTGGGAGAAATCTTTGGCGGCATGGATATTCTCGGATTTGCGCTGATTCTAGGAGGGGTCACATCTTTGGCGGTGTTTGACAGGAATTAA
- a CDS encoding LysR family transcriptional regulator — MPDLSQRQQIIWGYVQSNVTAHIKNLESELNTSLFARHNKGVSLTKDGELLLTYAEKILALLDEAEQALLSGKTLKIGTTQTIAGYFLPQYLMLYQTKYPDVAVSVMTGTQKQLESDLLQVRSDCIFTNSSFAPADTKEIFRLEEDLVLITPQTVTNMEQAWNCPVITNNIPDCPYRRILFNSMKSMDIQASKVLEYDSPEGILKAVELGMGISLLPRHMTADTKGIHTFSLSECPTTAIRLLVSDQASLNPLVMSLKLLLHNFNSCQTPPKM, encoded by the coding sequence ATGCCGGATCTATCTCAAAGGCAGCAGATCATCTGGGGGTACGTCCAGTCCAATGTGACCGCTCATATCAAAAATCTGGAGTCTGAGTTAAATACCAGTCTTTTTGCCCGGCACAACAAAGGAGTCTCCCTGACAAAAGACGGCGAACTGCTTCTAACCTATGCAGAAAAGATCCTTGCTCTGCTGGATGAGGCAGAACAAGCCCTTTTGTCTGGAAAAACATTAAAGATCGGCACTACCCAGACCATCGCCGGATACTTTCTGCCTCAATATCTTATGCTGTACCAGACAAAATACCCGGATGTGGCAGTATCTGTCATGACCGGTACGCAAAAACAGCTGGAGTCTGATCTACTGCAGGTCAGGTCCGACTGTATTTTTACCAATTCTTCATTTGCTCCTGCCGATACCAAAGAAATATTCCGTCTCGAAGAGGATCTTGTGCTCATCACTCCCCAGACTGTCACAAACATGGAGCAGGCATGGAACTGCCCGGTCATCACCAACAATATACCTGACTGCCCTTACCGCAGGATTCTTTTTAACAGCATGAAATCCATGGACATCCAGGCATCAAAAGTCCTTGAATATGACAGCCCGGAGGGTATCTTAAAAGCAGTCGAATTGGGGATGGGGATATCATTGCTCCCAAGACATATGACAGCCGACACAAAAGGGATTCACACATTTTCTCTCAGCGAATGTCCTACCACTGCCATTAGACTCCTAGTCTCCGATCAGGCTTCTTTGAACCCTCTGGTCATGTCGCTGAAGCTGTTGCTTCATAATTTTAATTCCTGTCAAACACCGCCAAAGATGTGA